From a single Staphylococcus epidermidis genomic region:
- a CDS encoding aromatic acid exporter family protein, whose translation MLKLNPYKIGFRTVKTAVGMTLGVIICKLLSLDNYASSAILVVLCIKHTKMHSVQAILSRLVSCLLILFLGSAIFSLLGQHAFVLGLIVLLFIPLTVVLNVQEGVITSCVILLHVFNAKAINGHLILNEIMLLIVGLGIAFLMNLMMPSLDKKLNHFKQDIENQITEIFNIFSQACSMHNDHLNIKFDSLLLNIKKAKSLAFRDVKNHFVRNENSFYHYFDMREEQVELLKRMTSLLERINTDDPILEKISQLMYEIGSNVNSNDYTALRLHSLYEIRLSLDDLPLPTTHKTLNSRAHIIQILNELEEYLNIKSQFGSLKLHSEI comes from the coding sequence ATGCTTAAGTTAAATCCCTATAAAATAGGATTTAGAACTGTCAAAACTGCTGTGGGAATGACTTTAGGAGTAATCATATGTAAACTTCTAAGCTTAGATAATTATGCATCCAGTGCTATTTTAGTTGTATTGTGCATAAAGCACACTAAGATGCATTCAGTACAAGCAATTTTATCTCGACTAGTTTCATGTTTACTCATATTATTTTTAGGTTCAGCAATTTTTAGTCTTTTAGGACAACATGCATTTGTTTTAGGTTTAATTGTTTTGTTGTTTATTCCTTTGACAGTTGTTCTAAATGTGCAAGAAGGTGTTATCACTAGTTGTGTCATATTATTACATGTCTTTAACGCCAAAGCTATTAATGGGCACCTTATTTTAAATGAAATAATGCTATTAATAGTGGGCTTAGGTATAGCATTTCTAATGAACTTAATGATGCCTAGTTTAGATAAGAAATTGAATCATTTTAAGCAGGATATAGAAAATCAAATAACTGAAATATTTAATATTTTTAGTCAAGCCTGCTCAATGCATAATGATCATTTAAATATTAAATTTGATTCATTACTTTTAAATATTAAAAAAGCAAAATCACTTGCTTTTAGAGATGTTAAAAATCACTTTGTACGAAACGAAAATTCATTTTATCATTATTTTGATATGAGAGAAGAACAAGTTGAATTATTAAAACGTATGACATCGTTATTAGAAAGAATAAATACAGATGATCCTATACTCGAAAAGATTTCACAATTAATGTATGAAATTGGAAGTAACGTAAATAGCAATGATTATACGGCTCTAAGACTACATTCACTTTATGAAATACGTTTATCTCTCGATGATTTACCATTACCGACTACTCATAAGACTTTAAATTCCCGAGCACATATTATTCAAATTCTAAATGAACTAGAAGAATACTTAAATATTAAATCTCAATTTGGTTCTTTAAAATTGCATAGTGAAATATAA
- a CDS encoding alpha-ketoacid dehydrogenase subunit beta, with amino-acid sequence MTKLSYLEAIQNAQDLALNHFSNAFILGEDVGKKGGVFGTTKGLQSKYGDERVIDTPLAESNIIGTAIGAAMLGKRPIAEIQFADFILPATNQIISEAAKMRYRSNNDWNCPLTIRAPFGGGVHGGLYHSQSVESIFASTPGLTIVIPSSPYDAKGLLLSSIESNDPVLYFEHKKAYRFLKEEVPETYYTVPLGKADVKRPGEDITVFCYGLMVNYCLQAADILANDGIDVEVVDLRTVYPLDKATIIERSQRTGKVLLVTEDNLEGSIMSEVSAIIAENCLFDLDAPIMRLAAPDVPSMPFSPTLENEIMMNPEKIQDKMRELAQF; translated from the coding sequence ATGACTAAATTATCATACTTAGAAGCTATACAAAATGCACAAGACTTAGCACTAAATCATTTTAGTAATGCATTTATACTTGGCGAAGATGTAGGAAAAAAGGGTGGCGTTTTCGGCACAACCAAAGGATTACAAAGTAAGTATGGTGATGAACGTGTAATTGATACACCTCTTGCGGAATCGAATATTATTGGTACTGCTATTGGTGCAGCAATGCTAGGTAAGAGACCTATTGCCGAAATACAATTTGCAGATTTCATTTTGCCTGCTACAAATCAAATTATAAGTGAAGCAGCTAAAATGAGATACCGTTCAAATAATGACTGGAATTGCCCACTGACTATCAGAGCACCTTTTGGTGGTGGAGTTCATGGTGGATTATATCATTCACAAAGTGTTGAAAGCATTTTTGCTTCAACTCCTGGATTAACTATTGTTATTCCTTCATCACCTTATGATGCTAAAGGTCTTCTATTGTCCTCTATAGAGTCTAACGATCCAGTCTTATACTTTGAACATAAAAAAGCATATCGTTTTCTAAAAGAGGAAGTTCCCGAAACATATTATACTGTACCTCTAGGTAAAGCAGATGTTAAAAGGCCAGGCGAGGACATCACTGTATTTTGTTACGGATTGATGGTGAATTACTGTTTACAAGCTGCAGATATTTTGGCAAATGACGGCATCGATGTTGAAGTAGTCGACTTAAGAACAGTTTATCCACTAGATAAAGCAACTATCATTGAACGCTCTCAACGTACTGGTAAAGTTCTTCTTGTTACTGAAGATAATCTAGAGGGAAGCATTATGTCTGAAGTATCTGCAATTATAGCTGAAAACTGTCTGTTCGATTTAGATGCGCCAATCATGCGATTAGCTGCACCGGATGTCCCATCTATGCCATTTTCACCAACATTAGAAAATGAAATTATGATGAACCCAGAAAAGATACAGGACAAAATGCGTGAACTCGCACAATTTTAA
- a CDS encoding M20/M25/M40 family metallo-hydrolase has product MINQKRLLDCFLELVQIDSETGHEETIQPYLKDTFEKMGLHVIEDEASKNNRLGANNLICTLKSNISHQNVPKIYFTSHMDTVVPGKNIQPVVKEDGYVYSDGTTILGADDKAGLAAIIEAIKQIKESNLPHGQIQIIITVGEESGLVGAKAIDTRLLDADFGYAVDASKDVGTTVIGAPTQVKIYTTIKGKTAHASTPKKGISAINIASKAISRMKLGQVDALTTANIGKFHGGCATNIIADEVTLEAEARSHDDQSINKQVKHMKETFETTANELGGQAEVLVEKSYPGFEVSEADKVTQYAISSALALGLKGDTCIAGGGSDGNIMNQYGIPSVILGVGYENIHTTSERIAIKDMYMLTRQIIKIIELVAE; this is encoded by the coding sequence ATGATTAATCAAAAACGTTTATTAGATTGTTTTCTAGAATTAGTGCAAATTGATTCGGAAACAGGGCACGAAGAAACAATTCAACCTTATCTTAAAGATACGTTTGAAAAAATGGGGCTCCATGTTATTGAAGATGAAGCTTCAAAAAATAATAGATTAGGTGCTAACAATCTTATTTGTACGTTAAAAAGTAATATAAGTCATCAGAATGTGCCGAAAATTTATTTTACAAGCCACATGGATACTGTCGTTCCAGGAAAAAACATCCAACCTGTAGTAAAAGAAGATGGATACGTTTATAGCGATGGAACTACGATACTCGGGGCGGACGATAAAGCCGGTCTTGCGGCAATAATTGAAGCGATTAAACAAATTAAGGAATCAAATTTGCCACACGGACAGATTCAAATAATTATTACCGTGGGAGAGGAATCTGGATTAGTAGGTGCTAAAGCAATAGATACTCGCCTTCTTGATGCAGATTTCGGCTATGCTGTAGATGCAAGTAAAGATGTTGGAACTACTGTTATCGGTGCTCCAACTCAAGTAAAGATTTATACAACTATAAAAGGGAAAACCGCCCATGCAAGCACACCTAAAAAAGGTATTAGCGCAATAAATATTGCATCAAAAGCAATCAGTCGAATGAAATTGGGACAAGTCGATGCATTAACAACAGCCAATATAGGTAAATTTCACGGAGGTTGTGCCACTAATATTATAGCTGATGAAGTCACTTTAGAGGCAGAAGCACGGTCACATGATGATCAAAGCATTAATAAACAAGTGAAACATATGAAAGAGACTTTCGAAACGACAGCAAATGAATTAGGCGGTCAAGCTGAAGTGTTAGTTGAAAAAAGTTATCCGGGATTTGAAGTTAGTGAAGCTGACAAAGTAACACAATATGCTATATCTAGTGCATTAGCCCTCGGTCTAAAAGGTGATACTTGTATTGCTGGTGGTGGTTCAGACGGCAACATCATGAATCAATATGGCATTCCTTCTGTGATTTTAGGAGTAGGATATGAAAACATACATACTACTTCGGAAAGAATAGCAATAAAGGATATGTATATGCTCACAAGACAAATAATAAAAATTATTGAGCTAGTAGCTGAATAA
- a CDS encoding dihydrolipoamide acetyltransferase family protein — MDIKMPKLGESVHEGTIEQWLVSVGDHVDEYEPLCEVITDKVTAEVPSTISGTITELVVEEGQTVNINTVICKIDSENGQNQTESANEFKEEQNQHSQSNINVSQFENNPKTHESEVHTASSRANNNGRFSPVVFKLASEHDIDLTQVKGTGFEGRVTKKDIQNIINNPNDQEKEKEFKQTDKKDHSTNHGDFLHQSSTKNEHSPLSNERVVPVKGIRKAIAQNMVTSVSEIPHGWMMVEADATNLVQTRNYHKAQFKQNEGYNLTFFAFFVKAVAEALKVNPLLNSTWQGDEIVIHKDINISIAVADDDKLYVPVIKNADEKSIKGIAREINDLATKARLGKLAQSDMQNGTFTVNNTGSFGSVSSMGIINHPQAAILQVESVVKKPVVIDDMIAIRNMVNLCISIDHRILDGVQTGKFMNLVKKKIEQYSIENTSIY, encoded by the coding sequence TTGGATATAAAAATGCCTAAGCTTGGTGAAAGTGTGCATGAAGGTACGATTGAACAATGGTTAGTATCAGTAGGAGATCATGTAGATGAGTATGAACCATTATGTGAAGTTATTACAGATAAAGTAACAGCTGAAGTGCCTTCAACAATTTCTGGAACAATAACAGAATTAGTGGTTGAAGAAGGACAAACTGTCAATATTAACACGGTGATTTGTAAAATCGATTCGGAAAATGGTCAAAATCAAACAGAATCGGCAAATGAGTTTAAGGAAGAACAAAATCAGCATTCTCAATCAAATATAAACGTGTCACAATTCGAAAATAATCCTAAAACTCATGAAAGTGAGGTGCATACAGCCTCTAGTCGCGCAAATAACAATGGACGATTTTCACCAGTTGTCTTTAAATTAGCTTCTGAACATGATATTGATTTAACACAAGTCAAAGGAACTGGTTTTGAAGGTCGTGTTACTAAGAAAGATATTCAAAATATTATTAACAATCCAAACGATCAAGAAAAAGAGAAAGAATTTAAACAAACAGATAAAAAAGATCATTCAACGAACCATGGTGACTTTTTACATCAATCCTCAACTAAAAACGAACACTCACCATTATCAAATGAACGTGTCGTACCAGTTAAAGGTATTAGAAAAGCTATCGCACAAAATATGGTTACTAGTGTCAGCGAAATACCACACGGTTGGATGATGGTTGAAGCTGATGCAACGAATTTGGTTCAGACTAGAAACTATCATAAAGCTCAATTTAAACAGAATGAGGGTTACAATTTAACTTTCTTTGCGTTTTTTGTAAAAGCTGTTGCAGAGGCTTTAAAAGTAAATCCATTACTCAATAGTACATGGCAAGGAGATGAAATTGTTATCCACAAAGATATTAATATCTCTATTGCTGTTGCAGACGATGATAAGTTGTATGTGCCAGTCATTAAAAATGCAGATGAAAAATCAATTAAAGGTATCGCGCGTGAAATCAATGATTTAGCTACTAAAGCAAGATTAGGAAAATTAGCACAAAGTGATATGCAAAACGGTACATTTACGGTTAATAATACTGGTTCTTTTGGTTCTGTTTCTTCAATGGGAATCATTAATCATCCACAAGCTGCCATTTTACAAGTAGAATCAGTCGTTAAGAAACCTGTAGTTATAGATGATATGATTGCAATTAGAAATATGGTTAATTTGTGTATTTCAATCGATCATCGTATTCTCGATGGTGTTCAAACGGGAAAATTTATGAATCTTGTTAAGAAAAAAATAGAACAATATTCTATTGAAAACACTTCTATTTATTAA
- the prli42 gene encoding stressosome-associated protein Prli42 yields MNNKVLRVIIVVMLIAVVLALLLTSIAPLMN; encoded by the coding sequence TTGAATAATAAAGTGTTACGTGTCATTATTGTTGTTATGTTAATTGCAGTAGTACTAGCATTGCTATTAACTAGCATAGCACCATTAATGAACTAA
- the brxB gene encoding bacilliredoxin BrxB, whose protein sequence is MDLNFDLYMNDVVEQARNEIEHAGYQQLTSAEDVDQVLQQKGTSLVMVNSVCGCAGGIARPAAAHALHYDKLPQRLVTVFAGQDKEATQQAREYFEGYAPSSPSFALIKDGKITEMIERHQIEGHDVMDVINQLQALFDKYCEER, encoded by the coding sequence ATGGATTTAAACTTTGATTTATATATGAATGATGTTGTTGAACAAGCACGAAACGAAATTGAGCATGCTGGTTATCAACAATTAACTTCTGCTGAGGATGTTGATCAAGTTTTACAACAAAAGGGGACATCTTTAGTCATGGTAAATTCCGTATGCGGATGCGCAGGTGGGATTGCACGTCCTGCAGCGGCACATGCATTACATTATGATAAATTACCTCAACGATTAGTTACAGTATTTGCAGGACAAGATAAAGAGGCAACACAACAAGCTAGAGAATATTTTGAAGGATATGCACCCTCAAGTCCATCTTTTGCTTTGATTAAAGATGGTAAAATCACCGAGATGATTGAACGACATCAGATTGAAGGTCATGATGTAATGGACGTAATCAATCAGTTGCAAGCATTGTTTGATAAATATTGTGAAGAAAGATAA
- a CDS encoding glycoside hydrolase family 13 protein, translated as MKRNWWKEAVAYQVYPRSFNDSNGDGIGDLPGLIEKLDYLENLGIDVIWLSPMYPSPNDDNGYDISDYKGIMSEFGTMNDFDQLLSSIHQRGMKLILDLVVNHTSDEHPWFIESKSSKTNAKRDWYIWADPKPDGSEPNNWESIFNGSTWEFDESTKQYYFHLFSKKQPDLNWENPDVRQAVFEMMNWWFEKGIDGFRVDAITHIKKNFEAGDLPVPDGKKFAPAFDVDMNQPGIQEWLQEMKDKSLSRYDIMTVGEANGVTPNDAEEWVGEENGKFNMIFQFEHLGLWSTGDTKFDVKSYKQVLNRWQKQLENVGWNALFIENHDQPRRVSTWGDDKNYWYESATSHATAYFLQQGTPFIYQGQEIGMTNYPFESIESFNDVAVKTEYQIVKKEGGDVNQLLDKYKMENRDNARTPMQWNNSINAGFTTGKPWFHVNPNYTEINVKQQLNDKFSILSYYKALIQLKKSDLIYTYGKFNMVDAENKQVFAYTRTFKNNTVLIVANLTNEVSELNLPFELDISSVDIKLHNYHLNDINLDHIKPYESFVVEI; from the coding sequence ATGAAAAGAAATTGGTGGAAAGAAGCAGTTGCATATCAAGTATATCCACGAAGTTTTAATGATAGTAATGGAGATGGAATAGGTGATCTACCTGGATTAATTGAAAAATTAGATTATCTAGAAAATTTAGGAATAGATGTCATTTGGTTAAGCCCAATGTATCCATCACCAAACGATGATAATGGATATGATATTAGTGACTACAAAGGCATTATGAGTGAATTTGGTACAATGAACGATTTTGATCAATTGTTATCAAGCATACATCAAAGAGGGATGAAATTAATATTAGACTTAGTGGTTAATCACACATCAGATGAACACCCTTGGTTTATTGAATCAAAATCTAGTAAAACAAATGCAAAAAGAGATTGGTATATTTGGGCAGATCCTAAACCTGATGGATCTGAACCTAATAACTGGGAAAGTATCTTTAATGGTTCAACTTGGGAGTTTGACGAATCGACTAAGCAATACTATTTCCATTTATTTAGCAAAAAGCAGCCAGATTTAAATTGGGAAAATCCAGATGTAAGACAAGCTGTGTTTGAAATGATGAATTGGTGGTTTGAAAAAGGTATTGACGGATTTAGAGTTGATGCCATTACTCATATTAAAAAGAATTTTGAAGCAGGAGATTTACCTGTACCTGATGGCAAAAAATTTGCTCCAGCATTTGATGTAGATATGAATCAGCCAGGAATACAAGAATGGCTCCAAGAAATGAAAGATAAATCGTTAAGTCGGTATGACATTATGACTGTAGGCGAGGCTAATGGTGTTACTCCTAATGATGCTGAAGAATGGGTAGGAGAAGAAAATGGGAAATTTAATATGATATTCCAGTTTGAACATCTTGGTTTATGGAGTACTGGCGATACGAAATTCGATGTTAAATCCTATAAACAAGTCTTAAATCGTTGGCAAAAGCAACTAGAAAATGTAGGTTGGAATGCTTTATTTATCGAAAACCATGATCAACCACGTCGTGTTTCAACCTGGGGTGATGATAAAAATTATTGGTATGAATCAGCAACTAGTCACGCTACTGCCTACTTTTTACAACAGGGCACACCTTTTATTTACCAAGGTCAAGAAATAGGTATGACTAATTATCCATTTGAAAGCATTGAAAGTTTCAACGATGTCGCAGTGAAAACTGAATATCAAATAGTCAAAAAAGAAGGTGGAGATGTCAATCAATTACTAGATAAATATAAAATGGAAAACCGAGACAATGCAAGGACTCCAATGCAATGGAATAATTCTATCAATGCTGGATTCACTACTGGTAAGCCATGGTTTCATGTAAACCCTAACTATACAGAAATTAATGTTAAACAACAACTAAATGATAAGTTTTCGATACTTTCTTATTATAAAGCGTTAATTCAACTAAAAAAATCTGATTTGATTTACACCTACGGTAAGTTTAATATGGTCGATGCTGAAAATAAGCAGGTTTTTGCATATACACGCACATTTAAAAACAATACTGTATTAATTGTAGCCAATCTCACAAATGAAGTATCAGAACTAAACCTACCTTTTGAATTAGATATTTCATCTGTAGATATAAAATTGCATAATTATCACTTAAATGATATAAATTTAGACCATATTAAACCTTATGAATCATTCGTCGTTGAAATATAA
- the lpdA gene encoding dihydrolipoyl dehydrogenase: protein MSEKQYDLVVLGGGTAGYVAAIRASQLGKKVAIVEKSLLGGTCLHKGCIPTKALLKSAEVNHTIKNAHTFGIDVNHFKINFPKILERKDAIVKQLHEGVNQLMKHHHIDIYNGIGRIMGTSIFSPQSGTISVEYEDGESDILPNKNVLIATGSSPQSLPFIKFDHKQILSSDDILRLNTLPQRLAIIGGGVIGLEFASLMNDLGADVVVIEANDRVLPTESTQVASLLKEELTNRGVTFYENIQLTKDHFNQTDKGVTINISDEPVQFDKVLVAIGRKPNTNDIGLNNTQIKTSDAGHIITNGYQQTEDKHIYAAGDCIGQLQLAHVGSKEAIVAVEHMFDCSPIPINYDLIPKCVYTNPEIASIGKNLEQAKKAGIKAKSIKVPFKAIGKAIIEDVTQSKGFCEMVVNKDDDEIIGLNMIGPHVTELINEISLLQFMNGSSLELGLTTHAHPSLSEVVMELGLKANGQAIHV, encoded by the coding sequence ATGTCAGAAAAACAATACGATTTAGTCGTGTTAGGTGGTGGTACGGCAGGATATGTAGCCGCCATCAGAGCTTCTCAATTAGGAAAAAAAGTAGCGATAGTAGAAAAATCACTCTTAGGTGGTACGTGTTTACATAAAGGATGTATACCTACTAAAGCACTTTTAAAATCGGCTGAAGTCAATCATACTATTAAAAACGCGCATACATTTGGAATTGATGTCAATCATTTTAAAATTAATTTCCCTAAAATTTTAGAACGTAAAGATGCTATTGTTAAGCAATTGCATGAAGGCGTCAATCAACTGATGAAACATCATCATATAGATATTTATAACGGTATTGGACGAATTATGGGAACATCTATATTTTCTCCTCAAAGCGGTACAATTTCTGTGGAATATGAAGACGGCGAATCAGATATACTCCCTAATAAAAATGTGCTTATAGCTACTGGGTCATCACCACAGTCTCTTCCGTTCATTAAATTTGACCATAAACAAATACTATCGAGTGATGATATCCTAAGGTTAAATACACTACCACAAAGATTAGCAATCATAGGTGGAGGTGTTATTGGTTTAGAATTTGCATCTCTGATGAATGATTTAGGTGCTGATGTAGTAGTAATCGAAGCGAATGACAGAGTTCTTCCTACCGAGAGCACACAAGTTGCGTCATTGCTAAAAGAAGAATTAACTAATCGAGGCGTTACATTCTACGAAAATATTCAATTGACCAAAGATCATTTTAACCAAACTGATAAGGGTGTAACTATTAATATTTCAGATGAGCCCGTCCAATTCGATAAAGTACTTGTTGCAATTGGTAGAAAGCCTAATACAAATGATATTGGTTTAAATAACACTCAAATTAAGACTTCTGATGCTGGTCATATTATAACAAATGGTTATCAGCAAACTGAAGATAAACATATATACGCAGCAGGAGATTGTATAGGGCAATTACAATTGGCACACGTCGGTTCAAAAGAAGCTATAGTTGCAGTTGAACATATGTTTGATTGTTCTCCTATACCTATCAATTATGACCTGATACCAAAATGTGTTTATACAAACCCAGAAATTGCTTCAATTGGTAAAAATTTAGAACAAGCAAAAAAAGCAGGCATCAAAGCAAAAAGTATCAAAGTTCCTTTTAAAGCTATAGGAAAGGCAATAATTGAGGATGTAACCCAATCAAAAGGATTTTGCGAGATGGTAGTTAACAAAGATGACGATGAAATCATAGGTCTTAATATGATAGGGCCACATGTTACAGAATTAATAAATGAAATTTCATTGTTACAATTTATGAATGGCTCATCTTTAGAACTTGGTTTAACAACACATGCACATCCTTCATTATCCGAGGTAGTCATGGAATTAGGTTTAAAAGCTAATGGTCAAGCAATTCATGTATAG
- a CDS encoding thiamine pyrophosphate-dependent dehydrogenase E1 component subunit alpha — protein MIDYKSAGLTEEDLKKIYKWMDLGRKTDERLWLLNRAGKIPFVVSGQGQEATQIGMAYAMQKGDISSPYYRDLAFVTYMGISPLDTMLSAFGKRDDINSGGKQMPSHFSHKEKGILSQSSPVATQIPHSVGAALALKMDNKPNIATATVGEGSSNQGDFHEGMNFAAVHKLPFVCVIINNKYAISVPDSLQYAAEKLSDRALGYGMHGIQVDGNDPIAVYKAMKEARERALAGEGPTLIEAVTSRMTPHSSDDDDTYRTKEERDLLKQEDCNIKFKTALLDQGIINENWLSQLEKEHKELINEATKSAEAAPYPSEEEALTYVYEEGGQRND, from the coding sequence ATGATAGATTACAAGTCAGCAGGCCTTACAGAAGAAGACCTCAAAAAAATATATAAATGGATGGACTTAGGAAGAAAAACAGACGAAAGGCTATGGTTACTCAATCGTGCAGGTAAAATTCCATTTGTTGTCAGTGGTCAAGGGCAGGAAGCAACTCAAATTGGTATGGCATATGCAATGCAAAAAGGTGATATCTCATCACCTTATTATCGTGATTTAGCATTTGTCACTTATATGGGAATTTCTCCATTGGATACTATGTTATCAGCTTTTGGAAAACGTGATGACATTAACTCAGGAGGTAAACAAATGCCTTCTCATTTTAGTCACAAAGAAAAAGGCATTTTATCTCAAAGTTCTCCAGTAGCCACTCAAATACCACATTCTGTCGGTGCTGCATTAGCACTTAAAATGGATAACAAGCCAAATATTGCTACCGCAACAGTTGGAGAAGGCAGTTCAAATCAAGGTGACTTTCACGAAGGTATGAACTTTGCTGCAGTTCACAAATTACCTTTCGTCTGTGTAATAATTAACAATAAATATGCGATATCTGTACCAGATTCACTACAATATGCTGCTGAAAAGTTATCAGATCGTGCATTAGGTTACGGTATGCATGGAATACAGGTAGATGGAAATGACCCAATTGCAGTATACAAAGCGATGAAAGAAGCAAGAGAACGAGCGCTAGCAGGTGAAGGTCCAACATTGATAGAAGCTGTCACTTCACGTATGACACCACATTCATCTGATGATGATGATACATATCGTACAAAAGAAGAAAGAGACCTATTGAAACAAGAGGATTGTAATATAAAATTTAAAACGGCCTTACTCGATCAAGGCATCATAAACGAAAATTGGTTGAGTCAATTGGAAAAAGAGCATAAAGAACTCATTAATGAAGCTACTAAATCTGCTGAAGCAGCACCATATCCTTCAGAAGAAGAAGCTTTGACATATGTTTATGAAGAGGGAGGTCAACGAAATGACTAA
- the gndA gene encoding NADP-dependent phosphogluconate dehydrogenase — protein MTQQIGVVGLAVMGKNLAWNIESRGYSVSVYNRSRQKTDEMVKESPGREIYPTYSLEEFVESLEKPRKILLMVKAGPATDATIDGLLPLLDDDDILIDGGNTNYQDTIRRNKALAESSINFIGMGVSGGEIGALTGPSLMPGGQKDAYNKVSDILDAIAAKAQDGASCVTYIGPNGAGHYVKMVHNGIEYADMQLIAESYAMMKDLLVMSHKEISQTFKEWNAGELESYLIEITGDIFNKLDDDNEALVEKILDTAGQKGTGKWTSINALELGVPLTIITESVFARFISSIKEERVTASKSLKGPKAHFEGDKKTFLEKIRKALYMSKICSYAQGFAQMRKASEDNEWNLKLGELAMIWREGCIIRAQFLQKIKDAYDNNENLQNLLLDPYFKNIVMEYQDALREVVATSVYNGVPTPGFSASINYYDSYRSEDLPANLIQAQRDYFGAHTYERKDREGIFHTQWVEE, from the coding sequence ATGACACAACAAATTGGAGTAGTGGGTTTAGCAGTAATGGGGAAAAACCTAGCTTGGAATATTGAATCACGTGGTTATAGTGTTTCTGTTTATAACCGATCAAGACAAAAAACTGATGAAATGGTTAAAGAATCGCCTGGAAGAGAAATTTACCCAACATACTCATTAGAAGAATTTGTAGAATCTTTAGAGAAACCTCGTAAGATTTTATTAATGGTAAAAGCTGGACCTGCAACAGATGCCACTATAGATGGTTTATTACCTTTATTAGACGATGATGATATTTTAATTGATGGTGGTAATACTAATTACCAAGATACGATTCGTCGAAATAAAGCTTTAGCTGAAAGTAGTATTAACTTTATTGGTATGGGAGTTTCTGGTGGAGAAATCGGCGCACTCACGGGCCCTTCTTTAATGCCAGGTGGTCAAAAAGATGCTTATAACAAAGTCAGCGATATCTTGGACGCAATTGCTGCTAAGGCACAAGATGGTGCTTCATGTGTAACTTACATTGGCCCTAATGGTGCAGGACATTATGTTAAGATGGTACACAATGGTATCGAATATGCAGATATGCAATTAATTGCTGAAAGTTATGCAATGATGAAAGATTTATTAGTCATGTCACATAAAGAAATTTCTCAAACTTTTAAAGAATGGAATGCTGGAGAACTTGAAAGTTATTTAATAGAAATTACAGGTGATATTTTCAATAAATTAGATGATGACAATGAAGCACTTGTAGAAAAAATATTAGATACTGCAGGTCAAAAAGGCACAGGTAAATGGACTTCAATTAACGCACTAGAATTAGGTGTTCCTTTAACAATCATTACAGAATCTGTATTTGCGAGATTCATCTCATCAATTAAAGAAGAACGTGTTACTGCTTCTAAATCTTTAAAAGGACCTAAAGCACATTTTGAAGGCGATAAAAAAACATTCTTAGAAAAAATACGTAAGGCACTTTATATGAGTAAAATATGCTCATATGCACAAGGTTTCGCTCAAATGAGAAAAGCCAGTGAAGATAATGAGTGGAATTTGAAATTAGGCGAATTAGCAATGATTTGGCGTGAAGGTTGTATTATTCGTGCACAATTCCTACAAAAAATTAAAGATGCCTACGATAATAATGAAAACTTACAAAACTTATTATTAGACCCTTACTTCAAAAACATTGTTATGGAATATCAAGATGCACTACGTGAAGTAGTAGCTACTAGCGTGTACAATGGCGTGCCAACACCTGGTTTTTCAGCAAGTATAAATTATTATGATAGTTATCGCTCAGAGGATTTACCTGCAAACTTAATTCAAGCACAACGTGATTACTTTGGCGCACATACTTATGAACGTAAAGACCGTGAAGGTATTTTCCATACACAATGGGTAGAAGAATAA